The Pseudochaenichthys georgianus unplaced genomic scaffold, fPseGeo1.2 scaffold_834_arrow_ctg1, whole genome shotgun sequence DNA window aagtagaagtactcagatcttgtacttgagtaaaagtagaagtactcagatcgtgtacttgagtaaaagtagaagtactcagatcttgtacttgagtaaaagtataagtactcagatcttgtacttgagtaaaagtagaagtactcagatcttgtacttgagtaaaagtagaagtactcagattttgtacttgagtaaaagtagaagtactcagatcttgtacttgagtaaaagtagaagtactcagattttgtacttgagtaaaagtagaagtactcagatcgtgtacttgagtaaaagtagaagtactcagatcttgtacttgagtaaaagtagaagtactcagatcgtgtacttgagtaaaagtagaagtcctcagatcgtgtacttgagtaaaagtagaagtactcagatcttgtacttgagtaaaagtagaagtactccgatcttgtacttgagtactagaagtactccgatcttgtactaaaagtagaagtaccacagTGCCAACTCTGATCTTCTTTTTTCATAAAGTGGTCAAACAGGGTGAATATGAACGTGCACGATGCCAAGAACAAGTCCACAGTTAGTCTTCCCATGGGGCTCGGggcctttgggggggggggggggggggggggggaacacagTTTATAGTCCTTCACATTCTTTTTACTTTTGCCAAAATGGCTCAAACTGAATCTGTGGCTAACATGCAAAAGCTGGGCAGTgtgcgaggaggaggaggaggaggaggaggaggaggaggaggaggaggaggaggaggaggaggaggaggaggagggggagggtttCAGATTCAGAGAAAGcaaacacacgtttttaaggTGTAAACGTGCATGGAGCCTGTTGCAGTCGCTCCTATTGGGTTTGAGCTGTTGTCAACCTCTACGCTTTCTTATTCTTCATTCTTTATCCATAAAAcattgaaacgttgactttaattaaatatacTATGTCAACAGATTATAGATAATTGTATTAGCTTTCAATTTTTCAGTGTGTAGTGATGCAGGGTTGATGGATTGTTCTATGTCGACCTTTAAAGTatagcatctccctggttcgcTCGACAAATAtccaatagccgctttcacaccaagtactttgccgtacttagtgccaGCACTTAgtgccagcacttagttcccagcacttagtgcccccatggaactaaagagccgatcgcgttcacaccggaataagtccctgagggaagattacgcaaatgaagccactgacgtcacttcttcttcttctgctttgggtttactggcaggccgcaaaccacttcacggcgtatactgccacccggagtccccggagttggggacttcgagtcccagcagcttctactgaagccttccgagtaaatcgccagaacgccgacacctcctcatctccaccgctcccatgtttttttttgtgttgccataagttagtctctctgcgttggtgcgcggggctaatgctaatgctaataatgctaatgccagaaaatacaatggcggcttcaaaaaactcttttcagagttttacggggcgtggtttgcaattcgcccagccaatcagaaattggtacttgtttctccccaggaaagtcccacccaggggcggactgggggggaaaagtggcccggggattaattgacagacaggcccacttaatgcgcggcatgtatcggccggcgaCAAAAGTATgtaacttaacaaaaaaccctgcaTTTTAggttattttggaccattattcataAAGTAatcattacctgagcccttgagttgcctggagcaaaaatagttacagcatatatttagtgattttaatgttaacagatcattgatgcaataacatttggacccaatttgcctgacttgacacatggaataaaacatgggcgtaggaggcatcctcaatgtgggtgagaccatTTAACAGGgagtgtgggcaggtggtggacctcacctccataggggggtccgggggcatgctcccccgggaagattttgttttaaatgttgaagttaaatgcatcaatctggtgcactttgagagcaacattagggactaaatctatggatacatctctcaacatccatatgaaacagaactgtaaacagatttacttttcaacatttatttgaacagcaagtggaggcaaaagtgactgcacccaaaacaataaacctgctagctaactagcctaaactcagtaatagaatgtgggcaacacgttcttctccacagccgcgcgacctctgagtcagacgtcacttcccccttttctatcctacgggtacagcTACTCCCCCTGAAACCCGTTTCCctgccaaccccccccccccccatgcaaGCCCCTCCCTCTGAACCCAGGGCTCGCTACaatactgtatactgtatacacaAACTAAACTATACAAAAACGCCTTTACGCTTTAGCTTGTTTATCCATCTGTAAGCAACTGCCAGCTAGGTCTCTCAGTCACTCACTCCTGATCGTTCTCTGCGCAGTGACAGCTGCTACGGGCCTGATGTGTGAAAGTGAAACTACCTTTCGGCCCACCCCTCCAGGGGAAGATAGCGTGGGCCGGTGGGCCGGTGTGGGCCATTAGGATTTAGgtaagcagaaaaaaaaaaggaaaaaaaagggagtggccggaacacttacaaatgtgggccagtaggatttaggcaaaacaaatatatatatatatttttttggccATCGGGCCCacgcacagcaccggcccaccgggaaaactccctgtattcccaatggccagtccgcccctggtcccacctctctagcaggcactcaaaatgggggtaaaagttctctgaactaagttctctttttggtgtgaacgcaaaattccaggcactaacggaactaaacgggaaaagtacgggtaaaggtattttacctgtaaaagcgcctgtgaaagcgcctaatgggATTTTTCCACTGGATAATGGAAAATGTAAGAATATAAGCCCTGTTGCAAACCTACGTTCATGATACTTACACGGTCTGTTCATAAGGAGTATCTCCACATATGAAACACAGCGTGAATAGCGTCTCCACCGTTGTGCTAAATGCGGCTAATGTTTGGCACGTTGCTGTTTACTCGTCTCAtgtagacacttgttagcattcATTAGCCGTTAATAACTTCCCCAGTGGGGTATTTTTGACTTCTTAGGGATGTCTCCAGTAAATGTGTCCACAGCTATACATCAATAACCCATGAGCTAAACAACCCTGGTCCAACTCACATTAGTCCTGAACTTCTGTTGACATTTTGCTCGCCAGCTGCCATCACAGACTTCATATTCTTATATCAAAACGTTGGTGATTCATTAGAACTACCATATTTCCGAGGATACAATACAATTATGACACTATAAAAACTAAAACCTTTCATTCAGCAAAGCAGCAAGTGATTTCCAGATGTTTCAACAAAGTATATGAGCTTTAAAGGTTTTATAAATAGTTTTACATCAATAAGAAATGTGCCAGCAAACCCCAGTCAAACTGAAGTGAAGATAGTGGCTTGAAGAGATCATTCCTTTGCTGGAGGTCATATTCTACCAATATCACAAGTACTCACTGACAACGTTTTTTAATACGATGACTCCACAGATCATATTTTTACTTAAGATAATACACAAACTACAACTCACCAAAACAGCTAGTGACTTTCAGACAATTCGAAAAACCAAACATATGCATTTAAAGTTTTGTTTGTGTGTCTCTTAGAAAGGATCCCAGGTCTCCCCTTCTCTATTAAATGTCCTGGAGCTTCTGGGGATGAAAGCTGCTGGGAATCCTCACATCAGCACCTGCTGTCTTTCTCCCCTCTCTGTTCTCCCGCTCCCTGTCGGGCCCTTTTGAAGTCTCCGGGGGTCCTGTGGTTCGCAAAGGGTCAGAGGAGGGCAGCCCTACTGTCCGATGGAGGGCCGCCGCGGGACAAAGCGAGCCACCACCTGTCCTCCTGCTCCGTCAACACCACCGCGCCACTGTAcccacacctcctcatctcactacactgtacacacacacacacacacacacacacacacacacacacacacacacacacacacacacacacacacacacacacacacacacacacacacacacacacacacacacacacacacacacacacacacacacacacacacacacacacacacacacacacacacacacacacacacacacacacacacacacacacacacacacacacacacacacacacacacacacacacctgagcaAACACACACTCTGGGGAGAGGTGGGAgatcttaagtaaaagtagaagtttcagagtgtaggaatactctgttacaagtacaagtcctgcattcaaaatattactcaagtagaagtactcagatcttgtacttgagtaaaagtagaagtactcagatcttgtacttgagtaaaagtagaagtactaagatcttgtacttgagtaaaagtagaagtactcagatcttgtacttcagtaaaagtagaagtactcagatctggttcttgagtaaaagtagaagtactcagatattgtacttgagtgaaagtagaagtactcagatcttgtacttgagtaaaagtagaagtactcagatctggttcttgagtaaaagtagaagtactcaggtcttgtacttgagcaaaagtagaagtactcagatcttgtacttgagtaagagtagaagtaccagagtgtaggaatactctgttacagtaaaagtattcaaaatgttcctcaagtgaaagtagaaagtattctcatctaaatatagtgaaagacagtaaaagtagtcgttgtgcagattggtccatctcagaataatatatatgatatgttttataatgattgatcatgaaagtgttctcaaagctggtgaaggtgcagctagtctgaagtactgtgtagactgcagggtagctggtgaaggtgcagctagtctgaagtactttgtagactgcagggtagctggtgaaggtgcagctagtctgaagtactgtgtagactgcagggtagctggtgaaggtgcagctagtctgaagtactgtgtagactgcagggtagctggtggaggtgcagctagtctgaagtactgtgtagactgcagggtagctggtgaaggtgcagctagtctgaagtactttgtagactgcagggtagctggtgaaggtgcagctagtctgaagtactttgtagactgcagggtagctggtgaaggtgcagctagtctgaagtactttgtagactgcagggtagctggtggaggtgcagctagtctgaagtactttgtagactgcagggtagctggtggaggtgcagctagtctgaagtactttgtagactgcagggtagctggtgaaggtgcagctagtctgaagtactttgtagactgcagggtagctggtgaaggtgcagctagtctgaagtactttgtagactgcagggtagctggtgaaggtgcagctagtctgaagtactttgtagactgcagggtagctggtggaggtgcagctagtctgaagtactttgtagactgcagggtagctggtgaaggtgcagctagtctgaagtactttgcagactgcagggtagctggtggatttactccaggtggaactaaagtctgattcaacacttggttagatttcacatcattcatccagatctgtgaagtaactaaaggtattaaatacatgtagaggaggaaaagtacaccatgtacctctgaactgtacacAGTAGCATAAAACGGACCTTAAGTGTACTTAAGTgcagtacttagttactttacaccactctAAACACATGCGGGAACGTGTGCAGTTTACTGTTGGACCCCTACTGTCCCACAACCGTCACACAGAGGCGTCCTGCTGCTATCAGCCCTCCCTTTCCTCACACTTCACATCACAGAGGACTCAATCTGGCCTGAGCCCAGAACAGGTTGGGGTGAGAGAAAAAGGCTGTGTCCTGGGGAGAGAGTCAATGCAGGTCCGGGGTCacgcagagaggagagaggcggCCCAAGTCCTTCAAGATGAAACATTAGCCTTTCAAATGACGGAGATCAAACTCTTCTTTTTGCCCTGATGCTCCCATTGAGGAGTTTTTCATTCAACGCCCTGCCCACAGGGGGGCACCCAGGAGCCCCCGCTTCTCGATGGAAATGTTGAGCACACCAAAGTTTTATGATAGAAATGTAAAGTACTGTAGAACAGCAATCTGTCCGATCCAAATGATCCAGAGTCccctcacggcccgtccacactacagcgtcgacaactccaatctgcccattcactttgaacggGGTGActtcacgttgcctcgctttttcgccgaactgaattgtgggtagcagagcggtccgtctccgccggagtagccagcaccagccaatcaaatcccgtttcccaaaatctgacagctgaagccgtagccaataaaaccgcgtctaaactgggagagatatcccgccgttcatttctatatttcaaaaaaagttggaggagaaactaactatcgccgtagcaaatcacccggttctttacgaccagaccctcttcacctcccgggatacaaaccggaggaaccagcatggagggaggtggcagagacagtggctgaaactggtaggttttcgcctgtttggggagtttatatatatattgctcccataaaatccccgggggtttttgctttgtatgtcgggggcgggagattcatgtgattggttgttggtcgcgtggcttgaataaaatccccaagctccagacacgcccagctccaagctatttttgaagctgtagtgtggacgctccgtaagacTTCCAAATGGACCAAACATTAATCTAAACCAGCCCACAGAGATACATCAGTTTTTTAGCATTTCCTGGTTCCAACTGCCATTAGCCACATACATGGATTCAGCATCCTCAATAACCCCTGGAACCACTCCAAAATGTTCCTAATCTGCCATGCCATTGTTTAAATATTgtccacatgctaatgctaatttatgctaattgtgcaaattgcccaaTATTTGCAAGTTAGCATCCAGCAGTGttctatgtgctggggacccGGCCTGTACATTTCTATCTTAAATCTTTGGGGTACTTTGTGTGAATCCTGTTTTTAACTCTGACCCTGTTGCTGCTATACATTGGAACTTATCCAACGagataaataaagttgtatttatttatttaacagggacagtgaaCATTAATCagcatttctgtaaatgtgtaAATGAATTAGGCAAGAGGCTATTTATCATCTGTACTCCCTGGAAAGATGTTGTAAGTCAACCTATAagacacatttcattttaagtaaatacaatcaaataaaaaacatgcaACATACTGGAATACTTaattgaaaaacaaaaacaaacagaacaataaaactaaataaaaaagaacATGATAAAACACTCAAGTTGTAAGGTGCAGAAGGTCAGAAGTTCCTTATCTTATCTTTTCTTACTCAACATTTCCAGGTTCACTATAAGCTAGCAACTATGATCAGGGAGCGAGGCCAAGGTGGAGCAGGAGGATCCAGATCCGGACACCAGACCTGAGTCCGAGTCCGACACCGCCAGCTCCTCAAACTTCTGGATCACTTTCCTCACCGGCTGGAAGGGGATTTCCCTGCTCCAGCGTCCCCCTCCTGCTCCACACGGCCCCCTGTAGGCCGAGTCCTTCCCCAGGAACAcatgaggaggaggggggatGCCGCACCGCACCCTCAGCCGGCCCTGATTCAGACCCAGAGCCGGGGTGACTCCCACAGGGGGGAAGAGAGTGGGCAGCGAGGTGAGATGCTCCCGGGTCAGAGCGTTGTGGAAGCTCAGGACGCCCCCTCCCATGTTGAGGAAGACCCCGAGGGTTTTGATCTGAGGGGGGACGGAGCAGAGGGGCTCACGGCTGCCATCGTATACGACACAAAAGGACGAGCCATGCCTCTCGAGCCACCAGCCGACAGAACCATCCGGAGAACTCACACCTGCAGACAGAAGAGATTCATGTTCATTGTGCAACCGTTACAGAGTCCAGATTTTAGGCTAAACACTTGCATGCATTTAATAGTTACTGCAATGTGTAATTGATTTAGTTAAATCAATTACTGTCaacaaggaactacagcacggtcacatgacttcacgtcacgaccgctaagctaaaggtggctaatgtcgtgctataaaggaactacagcacggtcacatgacttcacgtcacgaccgctaagctaaaggtggctaatgtcgtgctataaaggaactacagcatggtcacatgacttcgtgtctccaccgctaagcttaaggcggctaatgttgggctataaaggaactacagcacggtcacatgacttcgcatctccaccgctaagctaaaggaggctaatgttgggctataaaggaactacagcacggtcacatgacttcacgtcaccaccgctaagctaaaggtggctaatatcgtgctataaaggaactacagcacagtcacatgacttcacgtcaccaccgctaagctaaaggtggctaatgtcgtgctataaaggaactacagcacggtcacatgacttcacgtcaccaccgctaagctaaaggaggctaatgttgggctataaaggaactacagcacggtcacatgacttcacgtcacgaccgctaagctaaaggtggctaatgtcgtgctataaaggaactacagcacggtcacatgacttcacgtcacgaccgctaagctaaaggtggctaatgtcgtgctataaaggaactacagcatggtcacatgacttcgtgtctccaccgctaagctaaaggcggctaatgttgggctataaaggaactacagcacggtcacatgacttcgcatctccaccgctaagctaaaggaggctaatgttgggctataaaggaactacagcacggtcacatgacttcacgtcaccaccgctaagctaaaggtggctaatgtcgtgctataaaggaactacagcacagtcacatgacttcacgtcaccaccgctaagctaaaggtggctaatgtcgtgctataaaggaactacagcacggtcacatgacttcacgtcaccaccgctaagctaaaggaggctaatgttgggctataaaggaactacagcacggccacatgatttcacgtcaccaccgctaagctaaaggaggctaatgtcgggctataaaggaactacagcacggtcacatgacttcatgtcaccaccactaagctaaaggaggctaatgtcgggctataaaggaactacagcacggtcacatgacttcatgtcaccaccactaagcttaaggcggctaatgttgggctataaaggaactacagcacggtcacatgacttcgcaactccactgctaagctaaaggcggctaatgttgggctataaaggaactaaagcacggtcacatgacttcacgtcaccaccgctaagctaaaggaggctaatgttgggctataaaggaactacagcacggtcacatgacttcacgtcaccaccgctaagctaaaggaggctaatgttgggctataaaggaactacagcacggtcacatgacttcaagtcaccaccgctaagctaaaggtggctaatgttgggctataaaggaactacagcacggtcacacgacttcaagtcaccaccgctaagctaaaggttgctaatgttgggctataaaggaactacagcacggtcacacgacttcacgtcaccaccgctaagctaaaggaggctaatgttgggctataaagga harbors:
- the LOC117444568 gene encoding probable E3 ubiquitin-protein ligase MID2 produces the protein APEGGDVELTEEEMERSVFGLCFALDSSAVPPSLRLSSASSLTVTHSDPSPDSGVSRSVTPDPWVALPLPQVCSDVIITGGQYYWEVDVCNSSVYRIGVSSPDGSVGWWLERHGSSFCVVYDGSREPLCSVPPQIKTLGVFLNMGGGVLSFHNALTREHLTSLPTLFPPVGVTPALGLNQGRLRVRCGIPPPPHVFLGKDSAYRGPCGAGGGRWSREIPFQPVRKVIQKFEELAVSDSDSGLVSGSGSSCSTLASLPDHSC